The Henckelia pumila isolate YLH828 chromosome 2, ASM3356847v2, whole genome shotgun sequence genome includes a window with the following:
- the LOC140885172 gene encoding F-box protein At5g07610-like, with amino-acid sequence MVRERKYLGAETNAPVSIICNCCCKRCARKRQRRCLPPEIIFNILLHLPALVIRDVMRHVCREWNLMIRSPYFIHHHLRNSIGGIIIQPLFLAGKSTYVVMRRGCLEISEFDCGFAYAIRTSCNGLTLIPDSRDIYTLYVINPLMKQRTALPPFPHTVDIHSEFKLAFVEASMEYKVVNARGPKPLNPPKQIAMLTIGVDRVWRHIDVQHLPLTARTALTTFPLVTGGYVHWIGETFVLTLSAETETFCEFPMPQLERGFRKFLPMDGNLSVVYCSNELSRDVWEMDSETGEWTMLLSFDLKPLLHRFKDLFSNEKSVTYLGWLAVREVLVLSTICFQRHCIAYNVKTGEIQSFELGTDCSNTKPKVYNFVAHKNSLVCLEGGF; translated from the exons ATGGTTCGGGAAAGGAAGTACTTGGGTGCTGAAACAAATGCTCCG GTATCCATCATTTGCAATTGTTGTTGCAAGCGGTGTGCGAGAAAGAGACAAAGGAGATGCCTTCCTCCAGAAATTATTTTCAATATTCTTTTACATCTTCCTGCTCTAGTTATTCGTGATGTGATGAGACACGTTTGCCGAGAATGGAACCTCATGATACGATCTCCATATTTCATCCACCACCATCTTCGGAATTCAATAGGTGGAATTATAATCCAACCGCTCTTTTTGGCTGGCAAGTCCACTTACGTGGTAATGCGACGAggttgtctcgagatatctgaGTTTGACTGCGGGTTTGCATATGCCATACGCACTAGCTGTAATGGTTTAACATTGATCCCTGATTCAAGAGACATATATACTCTTTATGTCATTAATCCCTTGATGAAGCAGCGGACCGCGCTTCCCCCATTTCCCCATACTGTAGACATCCATTCAGAATTTAAATTAGCATTTGTTGAAGCTTCCATGGAGTATAAAGTGGTGAACGCCCGTGGTCCTAAACCACTTAATCCGCCTAAGCAAATTGCTATGCTAACTATTGGGGTTGATAGAGTTTGGCGGCATATTGATGTACAACACTTACCTCTCACAGCTAGGACAGCTCTCACGACTTTTCCATTGGTTACTGGAGGTTACGTACACTGGATTGGTGAAACGTTTGTTTTGACTTTGAGTGCAGAGACTGAAACCTTTTGCGAGTTTCCTATGCCTCAACTGGAAAGgggattcagaaaatttctaCCAATGGACGGTAATCTATCGGTTGTTTATTGCTCCAACGAGTTATCGAGGGATGTTTGGGAAATGGATTCGGAAACTGGAGAGTGGACCATGTTGCTCAGCTTTGATTTGAAACCTCTGCTTCACAGATTTAAGGACTTGTTCAGCAATGAGAAATCAGTTACGTACTTGGGCTGGTTAGCAGTTAGGGAGGTATTGGTCCTCAGTACGATATGTTTTCAGAGACATTGCATAGCGTATAACGTTAAGACAGGAGAAATTCAATCGTTCGAGTTGGGCACTGATTGCTCGAACACCAAACCAAAAGTATACAATTTTGTAGCTCATAAGAACAGCCTCGTTTGTTTGGAAGGAGGATTTTAA
- the LOC140878453 gene encoding uncharacterized protein, translated as MCIQVSYHFCGFAHFEFEVREENFMVTKYGSSTQVSIICNCCCKRCARKRQKICLPQEIVFSILLHLPALVIREVIRHVCREWNLMIRSPDFIRHHLRNSIGGIIIQPLFLAGNTTYVEMRRGCLEISQFDCGFAHPICTSCNGLTLIPDLRDIYTLYVINPLMKQQTVLPPFPNIVNIHSEFKLAFVEASMEYKVVNARGRKPLNPLKQIAMLTIGVDRVWRHIDVQHLPLTARTALTTFPLVTGGYVHWIGETFVLTLNAETETFCEFPMPQLERRFGKFLPMDGNLSVVYSSNELSRDGDIGPQYDMFSETCIAYNFKTREIQSFELGTDCSNIKPKAYNFVAHKNSLVCLEGGF; from the exons atgTGTATCCAAGTTTCTTATCATTTTTGTGGTTTTGCCCACTTCGAATTTGAGGTGAGGGAGGAGAATTTTATGGTAACTAAGTATGGTTCTTCTACACAGGTGTCCATCATTTGCAATTGTTGTTGCAAACGGTGTGCGAGGAAGAGACAAAAAATATGCCTTCCGCAAGAAATTGTTTTTAGTATTCTTTTACATCTTCCAGCTCTAGTAATTCGTGAAGTGATTAGACACGTTTGCCGAGAATGGAACCTCATGATACGATCTCCAGATTTCATCCGCCACCATCTTCGGAATTCAATAGGTGGAATTATAATCCAACCGCTCTTTTTGGCTGGCAATACCACTTACGTGGAAATGCGACGAggttgtctcgagatatctcaGTTTGACTGTGGGTTTGCACATCCCATATGCACTAGCTGTAATGGTTTAACATTGATCCCTGATTTAAGAGACATATATACCCTTTATGTCATTAATCCCTTGATGAAGCAGCAGACCGTGCTTCCCCCATTTCCCAATATTGTAAACATCCATTCAGAATTTAAATTAGCATTTGTTGAAGCTTCCATGGAGTATAAAGTGGTGAACGCACGTGGTCGTAAACCACTTAATCCGCTGAAGCAAATTGCTATGCTAACTATTGGGGTTGATAGAGTTTGGCGGCATATTGATGTACAACACTTACCTCTCACAGCTAGGACAGCTCTCACGACTTTTCCATTGGTTACTGGAGGTTACGTACACTGGATTGGTGAAACGTTTGTTTTGACTTTGAATGCGGAGACTGAAACCTTTTGCGAGTTTCCTATGCCTCAACTGGAAAGGAGATTCGGAAAATTTCTACCAATGGACGGTAATCTATCGGTTGTTTATAGCTCCAACGAGTTATCGAGGGAT GGAGATATTGGTCCTCAGTACGATATGTTTTCAGAGACATGCATAGCGTATAACTTTAAGACGAGAGAAATTCAATCGTTCGAGTTGGGCACTGATTGCTCGAACATCAAACCAAAAGCATACAATTTTGTAGCTCATAAGAACAGCCTCGTTTGTTTGGAAGGAGGATTTTAA
- the LOC140884565 gene encoding uncharacterized protein — translation MDADEKLKALKKAYADIILNISKEAAGRVTASEGKAVRYQHELKVAKEEGLRMLMRLKQMMDSKVHKAEAASVNKQKKIEELEAQLNEAEDIVRDLREELSVVRDELEKVKIDDKHLINEVDAPFSQKIAFENPIYSYQSNTPVPPKSLDESDIVSDATIPYPCKTNACSKCHNGTTCSCHSYIGNTDLPSIILRGVESGLYRKGCSQRIHACERNSLERNMCLLGEINKVKGKSVNELESKRSADVKCRSFNPLLQKRKRTYRKRKTITPLSGKKSDILLKLGHLHERSARNSPRPFEISHSNEEHLRLVSRLPPDKDEQQTSQGCSEYSEKDEAKTDKDNELIEEMLPSKETGVEESLLSLDRKMEVEKVDVESNSLSDTTTGIPSQPKRERVIKITFERKRKRKDFSGSGQNVSLRTEERIGDEQNGHQDLELPESGLMLETLRDSMPSLVPELKDNRQMALVARQLIALSETKWWD, via the exons ATGGACGCCGACGAG AAATTGAAGGCCTTGAAGAAGGCCTACGCAGATATAATTTTGAACATATCTAAGGAGGCGGCAGGAAGGGTTACAGCTTCCGAGGGGAAGGCAGTGAGGTATCAGCATGAGTTGAAGGTGGCAAAAGAGGAGGGCTTACGGATGTTGATGCGCCTCAAGCAAATGATGGATTCTAAG GTTCATAAAGCAGAAGCAGCATCAGTGAATAAGCAGAAGAAGATTGAGGAACTTGAAGCCCAACTTAATGAAGCTGAGGATATTGTAAGAGATCTCAGAGAAGAGTTGAGTGTAGTGCGTGATGAGCTGGAAAAGGTAAAAATTGATGATAAGCATCTCATTAATGAAGTTGATGCTCCCTTTTCACAAAAAATAGCCTTTGAGAATCCTATTTattcatatcaatccaatacACCCGTTCCACCAAAATCACTTGATGAATCTGATATAGTTTCGGATGCTACAATACCTTATCCGTGCAAGACAAATGCATGTTCCAAGTGCCATAATGGAACAACTTGCTCGTGTCATTCATATATTGGGAATACTGATTTGCCTTCTATAATATTGAGAGGTGTCGAGTCAGGACTATACAGAAAGGGATGCTCTCAAAGAATCCATGCATGTGAGAGGAATTCTTTGGAAAGGAATATGTGTCTCTTAGGGGAAATTAATAAAGTGAAGGGTAAATCTGTGAATGAACTCGAGAGCAAAAGATCGGCAGATGTTAAGTGTAGGAGCTTCAATCCTTTACTTCAGAAAAGGAAGAGAACCTatagaaaaagaaaaactaTAACACCCTTGAGTGGGAAGAAATCTGATATTTTACTCAAACTTGGACATTTACATGAACGTTCTGCAAGAAACAGTCCTCGTCCTTTCGAAATTAGTCATTCTAATGAGGAACATTTAAGGCTAGTTTCGCGTCTGCCACCAGATAAAGATGAACAACAAACTTCTCAAGGGTGTTCAGAATATTCTGAAAAGGATGAGGCAAAAACAGACAAGGATAATGAACTGATTGAGGAAATGTTGCCATCCAAGGAAACTGGAGTTGAAGAGAGTTTACTGTCTCTGGATCGTAAGATGGAAGTTGAAAAGGTTGACGTTGAATCAAACAGTTTGTCTGACACTACAACAGGAATTCCTAGCCAACCCAAGAGGGAACGAGTTATTAAAATTACATTTGAGAGGAAGCGAAAGAGAAAAGATTTCAGTGGATCTGGCCAGAATGTTTCTCTTCGAACAGAAGAGAGAATCGGTGATGAGCAAAATGGCCATCAGGATCTAGAGCTGCCAGAGTCTGGTTTGATGTTGGAGACTCTAAGAGATAGTATGCCAAGCTTGGTGCCGGAGTTGAAAGATAATCGACAAATGGCTCTAGTTGCTCGTCAG CTTATAGCTTTATCAGAGACGAAGTGGTGGGATTGA